The following coding sequences are from one Odocoileus virginianus isolate 20LAN1187 ecotype Illinois chromosome 7, Ovbor_1.2, whole genome shotgun sequence window:
- the KCNMA1 gene encoding calcium-activated potassium channel subunit alpha-1 isoform X30: protein MANGGGGGGGGGGSSLRMSSNIHANHLSLDASSSSSSSSSSSSSSSVHEPKMDALIIPVTMEVPCDSRGQRMWWAFLASSMVTFFGGLFIILLWRTLKYLWTVCCHCGGKTKTTAFRSAKMPPTAWRWSGGWTTESRPRPRFSREPPPRRC, encoded by the exons ATGGCAaatggtggcggcggcggcggcggcggcggaggcagCAGTCTTAGAATGAGCAGCAATATCCACGCGAACCATCTCAGCCTAGAcgcgtcctcctcctcctcttcttcctcctcctcttcctcctcgtcCTCGGTCCACGAGCCCAAGATGGATGCGCTCATCATCCCGGTGACCATGGAGGTGCCGTGCGACAGCCGGGGCCAACGCATGTGGTGGGCTTTCCTGGCCTCCTCCATGGTGACTTTCTTCGGCGGCCTCTTCATCATCTTGCTCTGGAGGACGCTCAAGTACCTGTGGACCGTTTGCTGCCACTGCGGGGGCAAAACGAAG ACCACCGCCTTTAGGTCCGCGAAAATGCCACCAACAGCGTGGCGCTGGAGCGGGGGGTGGACCACGGAGAGCCGGCCGAGGCCGCGGTTCTCACGCGAGCCTCCTCCCCGACGTTGTTGA
- the KCNMA1 gene encoding calcium-activated potassium channel subunit alpha-1 isoform X32, translated as MANGGGGGGGGGGSSLRMSSNIHANHLSLDASSSSSSSSSSSSSSSVHEPKMDALIIPVTMEVPCDSRGQRMWWAFLASSMVTFFGGLFIILLWRTLKYLWTVCCHCGGKTKIFFWN; from the exons ATGGCAaatggtggcggcggcggcggcggcggcggaggcagCAGTCTTAGAATGAGCAGCAATATCCACGCGAACCATCTCAGCCTAGAcgcgtcctcctcctcctcttcttcctcctcctcttcctcctcgtcCTCGGTCCACGAGCCCAAGATGGATGCGCTCATCATCCCGGTGACCATGGAGGTGCCGTGCGACAGCCGGGGCCAACGCATGTGGTGGGCTTTCCTGGCCTCCTCCATGGTGACTTTCTTCGGCGGCCTCTTCATCATCTTGCTCTGGAGGACGCTCAAGTACCTGTGGACCGTTTGCTGCCACTGCGGGGGCAAAACGAAG ATATTCTTCTGGAACTGA